The Polyangium aurulentum genomic interval GGGTTCGGGAAAACAAGATCTGGATCTGGATCTGGATCTGGATCCTGATCAAGAACAAGAACCAAAGATCCCCCCCTCTGACGTTGACCCTGCTTCTGCCACCCATCGCGCGCGCGACGGCGAGGCGGAGAGTGGGGGGGCGATTGGAGAGATCTCCGAGACGCCAGGGGGAGAGGTCTCCGGCCACGGGCCGGCGGCGGAATCGCCCGACGTCGAGGCGGACGAGGTCGAGCGATTCCTCGCTGCGTTTGATCAGCGCTGGTCGAGGGCGAACCGCGGGCGGGCGCGGGCGGAGGGGCCTCGGGATCGAACGAATGCGGCGCGCATCGTCACGGCTGCGCGCGAGCAAGCGCCGCGAGCTAGGGAGGGTGTGATGCCGGGGCAGGTGCTCGAGCACTGGACGGCGCGGCTCGTGTGGAACCTGCAGCGCGAGCCGATCATGGATCCGCTCGCGTGTCTGTTGTCGCGTATTGGTGGCTACGGGCTGCCGCTTCCGCAATCGCGGCGGAGACCAGCGGCGACGCGGGAAGAGCCGCCAAGCGGGCCGGTGGCCACGCCTCAGGAGGTGGTCGCGATTCTCAAGAGCTCGGGTCTCTTGGCGAAGACCATGCCGCCCATTCCGGGGCGGGAGAGGGTGCCGGCGTGAAAGGCTTGCGGTCCAATTGGGAGGCCTCGGTCGCGGCGGCGGTATGGGGTGTGTCGGGCGCCGATGTCTGCGACGAACCAGAGGAGGTGGGCGTGCGGCGTTCAAAGCGGCGAGTATCGGCGGTCCGGGCCTCGGTGGTTGGGCTGGCGGAAGCGGCGCTTGTGCTTGGAGTGAGGCCCGTGGGTAGCGGATGGCGGCGGCGCGTGCTGCGGCGGCTTCGGACGCTGGAGCGGGGGCTGGGCGTCAAGCTCTGCGCAGTTCGCAAGGGACGGCGCGGGTCGCTCGTGAGTCTCGATGGGCTTCGGCGCGCATGTCCGCTGCCGTTCGCTGGGCTCGACCGAATCGAAGAGCTGCAAGCAACGGTGCGGGAGCTTGAACAGCGGCTCGCCATGGCTGAAGAGGCGCTTGGGAGTGGTGGAAGGGCCGGAGTCCCCCGTTCTTGGAAGGCGAGCGAGTTCCACGACCTCGCGCCGACGAGCAGTAAGAGGTGGGCGTCAGGAGAGCGTAGGGGGCTGGGAGTCTCATGCGACTCAGGTTTGTGTATAAGGCCTCCCTGGAGGATAGATGCGACGCCTGTCATGGATCATCGCGCTTGTGCTCATGGGCTGCCATTGCGGCCCGAAGAAGAGGGAGGTGTACGTCACTCATCGTCCGCTGGGCAAGGCCATCGCCGCCCAGATCGCAGGGGCAAAGAACACTATCGATGCCGCGCCTGCTCCGGCCATCGGAGCCACCGGTGAAACGCAGGAGCAAGCTGTCATGAGCAAGCACAAGCAAAAGTACTGGGTATGGTCGGGGTACTCCACTGAACCCGGCCTGACCTTCGTGACCGAGATCGCCGGCCTGGACAACGACAGCGCGCGCCGGCTCCTCAACGGCGAGGCGCTCGACCCAGCGCCCCGGCTCACGGTCGAGCACTACAACCCGGGCAAATTCACCGATGCGCTGGGCGACTACATCGGCCTGCTGGTGCTGGCGCCGCCGCTGGTCGAGGTGCTGCAGGCGACCGGGGCGAGGGTGCAGCTGCTGCCGCTCAAGGTCGCGCGCCGGCCCGACCTGCAGTACGCCATCGCCAATGTGCTCGAGCGTGTTCCGGCGCTCGACCTGGCGCGCTCGAAACTGACCACCTTTGCAGGCACCGACGTGATCGACCGCGTCGAGCGGCTGGCGCTTCGGACTATCGCGGCCGATGCGCCGCCCGTCTTCCACGCCGCCGAGCATCCGGTCCTGATACTGGTGAACGACGAGCTGCGCCAGCGGCTGCAGGCGGCCAGCAGCAACCCCGGCGTGCTGACGCCGGTCGAGGAGTGGAGCAATGTCTTTTAACCGCCGAGCCGCGCGGCGCAACCCGAGGGGCCTGCCATGAGCGCCTTCCCGAATTCGCCCAAGCTGGTCAAGGCCGGCCTCGTGATGATCGACCCGGCCAGCGCGCGCGTCCTGCGCATCATCTCGCTGCAGTAAAACAGCGATTCGCTGACACGTTCCCTCACGGCGCAGAGCGCCGGCGGCGACGACCAGAACCGCGCCGAAGCGGACATCGACGCGACCGATCAGCTGGAGTTCCCCGAGCAGCACCCCGACGCCGGATGCGGGTGCCCGCTGCGGCCATATTGCAAGGCGCGCGCTCTCCTCGATGTGCGCGCGCGGGGGCGCTCCCCTCGCCTGCGCCGAGGTCCTCGTCCCCGTCCGCCTCGCGCCCGGCCCCGAGCTCGCCGGCCTCGGCGACGATCGCCCCGCGCTCCTCGAGCTGCTCGACCTCGCGCCCGCGGGCATCGAGCGCCGGGGGCTCATCGAGGCGCCCCGCGCCCGGGGGGCCGCTCCCGGCGAGGCGCTCGTCCTTCGCGAAGGGCTCGATCGGTTTTGGCCTCGAAGGGCCCTCCCCTACGCCGAAATCTTCCCCGGGTTCTGCGCGGCTCGACCGCGCTCCGCCTGAGCTTCGCTGGTTCCACTGGACGATCCCGCTGGGCTCGACGCGCGCGCAGGTGGCCCAGGCCGATCCAAGGGTGGGTAATGACGCATTCGCGCCTATGGGTGCTCACGCACGCACGCCTCGTGCGCCACGCACGCCTCTTCGAGAGCGGCGAGGACAGGCGCGTGAAGTTCGAGAAGGTGGAGCGTCGCGCCCCGAGATGTGCCATGCTCGCGTCCGTGCTGCATTCGCACCTACTTCTTCCTCTTACCGCCCTCGCTCTCTCCACGACCGTCGTCGGCTGCTTCTGGGGGGACTCCGTGTCCGTGGAAGAAGCCGCGCGGAGCGCCGCGCGCCGCGATTTCAATTGCGATACTATCGAGGTGCGGACGGGCCTCCAGCCCTTCCCCTCCTCCGACGGCCAGTCCGACCCGGGTCGCGAGGACGTGCTCGTGAGCGGGTGCGGCCGCTCCGCGATCTACGCCTGCTCCCAGAGCGATTTCACGCTCGACTGGTCCTGCACTCTAACGGATCAAATTCCCCACTGAAACCACGGTGCGGGGTGGACAACGTTCCCGAGGTGCAGATGAATCGAAACGTTACTACGACGCGTCCGCCGCAATCCGGCAACTTCTCCTCACCGATCCACAGCTGGACGTTGATAGCCGCTCGTTGCTCGAAATACTCTACATCTCCTCGAGGCGTATGCTCGGCGAGCTTGACGAGGGACAGTATGACCGCGAGATGGAAGCATGGGTGGCACGCGCTCCGGAGGATCTTGCTCTCCAGTACGACGTTTCTCGAGCGTGGTCCAACTACACCAAGGTCCTCGCAAAACCTATTCCCGACACTCAACGGCTCACTCATCGCGCCCGGCTGAGAGCCGATCGCTGCGGATTCAGGCTCGATCGGCTCCATGAGATCCCAGCGGGGGCAGGGGCGTAACTGTGACCGCGGTGCCCTGCGACGCGCCCTAGCCGGCCCGCCGGCGGAAGTGCATCGCCGTCTGCCCGCCCTTGAAGGTCTTTACCGACACGCGCTCGAGCTGCCGCGACTCCGCGAGCCCGTCGAACAGCCTCGGCCCATGACCGGCGAGGATGGGATGGACGACGAGGCGGTACTCGTCGATGAGATCCAGGTGCTGCAGCTCGGCGCCCAGCTTCAAGCTGCCGACCAGCACGCCGGCGGGCGTCTTCTCCTTGATCCGCTGCACCGCCTCGCGCAGGTCGCCCTGCACGTGGATCGTGTTCTCCCACGAGTAGTCGCGGCGCGTCGTCGAGACCACGTACTTCGGCTTGGCATCGAGCTTGAGCGCCCACTCGCGCATGGCGCGCGGCGCCTTCTCGTCGCGGGCGATGGCCGGCCAGGCGCTCTCCATCATCTCGTACGTCGTGCGGCCCCACAGCATCGCGCCCGCGTCGTCCATGAGGCCGGTGAAGTAGTCGTGCAGCTCGTCGTCGGCGATGCCCGCGGTGTGATCGCAGCAACCGTCCAGCGTGACGTTGATCCCGAAGGTCAGGAGGCCCATGGCGGAGATTATATGCTCGGCGCCTCATGAAGCGAGACGTCGATCGCTACTACCTGGCCATCGTCGTCCTGCTCATGCTCGTCCTGCCGCTGGCCTCGCTGCTGATCGAGACGCGCGAGCCGGGCCTGGCGCTCGTCGGCAAGTGGTGGACCTTCTGGGCCATCGGCGTGCGCCTCCCGCGCGATGGCTTCAGGACGATCGCGCCGTCGTACCAAGCGTGACGAGAAGCTCATCGAGCTGCTCGAACGTCTCGCCCATCCCGCTGTACGCGCCCGAGGCCAGGGCGGCGTCGCGCGCTTGCTTCGATCGATAGAGCTCGTGCAGCACCTGCAGCGTCTTGCCGCCTTTTTCCTCGAGGGTCACGGTCGTGACGGCGCCATCGTCGCCCGCTTCGTCGTTCGTCCACACGATGCGCGAATGCGGTGTCACTTCGAGGTACGTGCCGAAGAACGCCATCGGCTGCGCGGCATCGTGACCAAAGACCAGGCGGTAGCTGCCGCCGGTGCGAATATCCGCTTCGTAGGAAAGTAGAGGCACGGGCATCGACTTCGGTATCCACCACCTCCTGAACAGTTCCGGCGTGGTCCACGCCTGGAACACGATGCGCGCCGGGGCATCGAAGGTCCGTGTGACGACGATCTCGCGATCGGACTTAGGTTCCACCGTCGTGCGATGACTCGTCAATTTGGGCTCACTCTCTTTACTTGCGTCCATCAACGTTCTCCTTTCGTTTCAGCTCCTCGATGACCTTGTCCAGCTCGTCGAAGCGTGCGGCCCAGAGCTGGCGATATCTCTCGATCCACGCCGTCTCTTCGTCGAGCCGGCGCGGGCCGAGCTTGCAGGTACGCACGCGGCCGACCTTCTCGGTGGTGACGAGCCCGGCCCGCTCGAGGACGCCGACGTGCTTCTTCATGCCCGTGAGGGTCATGTGAAACTTCTCGGCGAGGTCCGTGATCGAAGCGTCGGCTCGTCCGAGCTGCTCCAGAACGCCGCGCCGGGTCGCGTCGGAAAGCGCGGCGAAGGAAGCATCGAGGCGGGCACTCGAACACTGAACCATGTGGTTCAGTGTCTAACGCGCGAGTCGGCGTCGTGCAAGAGGAGATCGAGCGCGTGCTCCGTCGCGAGCCGACTTTGATTCAGAAATTTGCGACCAATTGCAGTGACAGCAGAATGCAGCTCGGCGCCGCCACCCCGCCTCGCCGGGCCAACGCGCCCCCCCACCGCGGGGGTACGGGGCCCGCCTGCGCCGGCCCCGGCCCACGAGGTCCACGCAGACCCGGGCTCAAAGGAGCCCTAAACGGTCGACTGAAGTAACGCTCAGGCTGGTGGTGGCAATCCCAGGATAAACTCACCCTCTGGTGGCCGGGCGCGGCGCTCTTATCATGAGCGCCGTGACCAGGCTCGCGGGCTCGTCCGAATGGCCTGCGTCAGGGGACAATTGCATGCAAAAGCGAAAGCTTGGACAGCTCGAAGTCTCCGCCCTCGGCCTCGGCTGCATGGGTATGAGCTTCTTCTACGGTCCGCCCAAGGACACGGCCGATATGACGAAGTTGTTGCGCGCGGCGGTTGACCGCGGCGTAACGTTCTTCGACACCGCAGAAGTCTACGGGCCTTTTCTCAACGAGGAGTTGGTCGGTGCGGCACTTGCGCCAGTGCGCGACCAGGTGGTGATCGCCACCAAGTTCGGCATCAAGCACGGCGAGAACGGGCCGAGCCCGCTGTCGGGGGTTGACAGCCGGCCCGAGCAGATACGTCGAGTGACGGACGCATCTCTGAAGCGTCTGCGGACCGACAGAATCGACCTGCTCTACCAGCATCGTGTCGACCCAGAGGTGCCCATCGAGGACGTAGCCGGCACCGTGAAGGGCCTGATCGCCGAAGGGAAGGTCAAGCACTTTGGCCTATCGGAGGCCGGCGCGGCGACGATCCGCCGCGCGCACGCCGTGCATCCCGTGACGGCGTTGCAGAGCGAATACTCGCTCTGGACGCGAGAGCATGAGGCCGAGATCATTCCGACGCTAGAAGAGCTGGGCATCGGGCTGGTGCCCTACAGCCCCCTTGGGAAAGGCTTTCTGACCGGCAAGATGGACGCCAGCACGCCGTTGGCCGACGACGACCTCCGCCGGCTATTGCCGCGCTTCTCCCAGGACGCGATGGCGGCGAACCAAGCGCTAGTCAGCCTGCTCCAGCAAATCGCCGACGACAAGCGAGCCACGCCGGCCCAGATTGCTCTCGCCTGGGTGCTGGCCCAGAAGCCTTGGTTCGTTCCAATCCCTGGCACTACGAAGTTGCACCGGTTGGAAGAGAACTTGGGCGCGCTCGACGTCGAGCTGACGCAGGGCGACTTGCAGCGCATCGAGGAGGCCTCAGCTAAAATTCGTATTCAGGGCGCGCGCGTGCCCGAACGGCTCCAGGCTCAGTTTGGACGATAACTCTCTCAGGGTCGCGGCCGCCTTCGACGAGCCGGGCGACGAGGAGCCCTGATTCACGGGGTCATCGGCGGAGGTGATTCGCGCGGCGTGCTAGACTGCGGCCCGTGACCGCCGCGTCCCTGTCGTCTCCGCGCTCCGAGCTGGGGCACTTTCTCCGGACCCGCCGGGCGCGGCTGCGGCCGTCCGATGTGGGGCTGCCCGAGGGCGCGCGGCGGCGCACGCCGGGGCTGCGGCGCGAGGAGGTCGCGCAGCTCGCCGACGTGGGGGTGAGCTGGTACACGTGGCTCGAGCAGGGGCGCGACATCCATGTGTCCGAGCCGTTCCTCGAGCGGCTGGCGCAGGCGCTGCGGCTGACTCCGAGCGAGCGAGCGCACCTGTTTGCGCTCGCCCAGGGACGGCCGGCGGCGAGCCCGCTGATCGCCCCGGCCGGCGTGAGCGAGGCGCTGCAGCGGGTGCTCGACGTGCACCCGTTCCCGGCGCTCGTGGCCACGATGCGCTGGGATTACCTCGCCTGGAACACGGCCGCGGTGAGGCTCTACGGCGATTTCTCGAAGCTCACCCCCGCGCTCCGCAACGGGCTCTGGAGACTGTTCGCCGACCCGGACAGGCGTCGCATGATACCCGCCTGGGAGCAGATCGCGCGAGCCAGCGTGCAGCGCTTTCGCCTCGACGCGGCGCGCTCGGCCGACCGCTCGGCATTCGACGAGCTGGCGGCCGCGCTGTCGCGGGTGAGCCCCGAGTTCGCCCGCTGGTGGGGCGACCACGACGTGGTCGAGGTGGGCGAGGGATCGAAGGAGCTGATCCATTCGGACGTGGGGCTCGTGCGCTTCGAGTACGTGACGCTCACGCAGGCGGAGCCCGACGGGCGCGTGCTTCGTGTCACGTTCTACTCACCGCAGGCCGGCGACAGCGAGGAGCGCACGAGGCGACTCTTCGGGGCCGATCACACGGAGGTCCGCGAGGACCGCGGGCTAAAGAAGCCCTAAGCAGCTACGCCTTCAATCTGGTGGTGGCAGTCCCAGGATAAAATCTTTCTCTGGCACCCCTTCACGCCGGTCGTATCGTGAGCCCCGTGAGCAGGCCGACCGGGGCGTCCGGTGGCCTGCGTCAAGGAGAATTTTGCATGCGTTATAGACTGTTCGGCCGCACTGGCCTTTACGTCTCGGAACTCTGTTTCGGAGCGATGACATTCGGCGGGAAGGGCTTCTATGAGCCCATTGGTAAGACGGCCCAGGCCGAGGCCGACGAGCTCGTGTCAATCTCGCTCGAGAGCGGCATCAATTTTTTCGACACCGCTGACGTCTACTCCGATGGCGATTCCGAGAAGATCCTCGGCAAGGCCCTCGGCGCGCGCCGCAAAGACGTCGTGCTCGCCACGAAGGTGCGCGGCAAGGTCGGCACTGGTCCGAACCAGCAGGGCCTCTCCCGCGCTCACATCATGAGCGCCATCGAGGGCAGCCTGAAGCGCCTCGGGACCGACTGGGTCGATCTCTACCAGATTCACGGCTTCGACCCGGTGACCCCCTTCGACGAGACGCTGCGCGCCCTCGACGACCTTGTCCGTTCTGGCAAGGTGCGTTACGTCGGCTGCTCGAATCTCGCAGCATGGCAGCTCGCCAAGGCCAACGGCATCGCGGCGCGCCATGGTTGGGCTCGCTTCGAGTCATTGCAAGCCCACTACACGATCGCCACCCGCGATCTCGAACGCGAACTCGTGCCTCTACTGAACGACGCGCAGATGGGGCTCATGGTATGGAGCCCGCTCTCCGGGGGCCTGCTGTCCGGAAAGTATGGTCGTGACGGCAAAGGCCCTGACGGCTCGCGCCGAGCCAGCTTCGACTTCCCGCCCGTCAACAAGGACCGCGCCTTCGACTGCATCGACGCGATGCGGAAGATTGGCGACGCCAAGGGCGCGAGCGTCGCATGCGTCGCGCTTGCGTGGCTGCTCGCAAAGCCCCACGTCTCTGCGATCATTATCGGCGCGAAGAACGAGGAGCAGCTCAGGGACAACCTGAAGGCGAGCGACTTCGTGCTCGACCCCGCCGAGATCGCCGAGCTCGACAAGGTGAGCGCACTGCCCGCCGAATACCCGGGCTGGATGATCGAGTTCCTACGCAACCAAGGCAGAGCGCCGAAGAACGCTCGCTAACGTCAACTGTTGCCGTCTGGCGAGCCCGCATGCCCGCATGCCCGCATGTCGTTCACGCCGTGGACGACCATGCGGGCTCGTCGGAGGCATTCAAGCGGTCAATAAGAAGTGAGGATTATGATTCAAAAGGCCCGACCTTCAGGCCAGACCATCCCCGTCGGGAACGTCCTGTGACCCGGGTCTGAGCCAGATCGGGTGCGTGTCAAGAGCGCAACATCCCCCGGGCCCGACGTTCGCCGGGTCTCCTCACGGGGGGATCGTGGAGGGTCAAGAGGATCTGCGTGGTTCTCGTGCCCGAGGCGTTGGAAGCGCCGAGGGCACCCTGGGTGGCAAGGCCAGCACCCGACAAACCCTCGCCCACGTGCCATCCAGCTTCCACGCGAGGAAGTGCGCCTTGCACGTCGAACGCGGCGGATACCGATCCGGCATCGCTTCCCACGAGGCACCCGTTCGCTGGATCCATCGAATGGCGTTGATGATGGCCCTCTCTGCTGAAATCCGCCCCAATCTCTGCTTTGGCGGGCGCGACACGATGGGCGCCACCTTCTCCCATTGCGCATCGGTAAGGTCGTGCCGCGGATGGGCCCTTCTCGCGAGCTCCGCACGAAGCTTGGCGACCTGCCGGGTCGCCGATGATCTCATCCGCCAAGGGTTGAACGGCCTTCCGCTGTAGCCGCAACTCCTTCGCCAGATCGATCGCCGTCATGAGGCCCTGAGCGTGCAGCGCCTGGATCTCTGCCCCGAAACGGGTCGGGCGGTGCTCCGGGACGTACTTGGGGATTCCGCTCTTGCGGTGCATCGGCAGCACGTGAACCCGCTGACTGCAGCCGCACGCGCAGAAGTGCCCATTCGCGTTCTCCTCTTCGGCCCACGTTGCAACGGAGAACCGGGGAGTGAGCTGCAA includes:
- a CDS encoding dihydrofolate reductase family protein: MGLLTFGINVTLDGCCDHTAGIADDELHDYFTGLMDDAGAMLWGRTTYEMMESAWPAIARDEKAPRAMREWALKLDAKPKYVVSTTRRDYSWENTIHVQGDLREAVQRIKEKTPAGVLVGSLKLGAELQHLDLIDEYRLVVHPILAGHGPRLFDGLAESRQLERVSVKTFKGGQTAMHFRRRAG
- a CDS encoding SRPBCC family protein, with the translated sequence MDASKESEPKLTSHRTTVEPKSDREIVVTRTFDAPARIVFQAWTTPELFRRWWIPKSMPVPLLSYEADIRTGGSYRLVFGHDAAQPMAFFGTYLEVTPHSRIVWTNDEAGDDGAVTTVTLEEKGGKTLQVLHELYRSKQARDAALASGAYSGMGETFEQLDELLVTLGTTARSS
- a CDS encoding ArsR/SmtB family transcription factor, with translation MVQCSSARLDASFAALSDATRRGVLEQLGRADASITDLAEKFHMTLTGMKKHVGVLERAGLVTTEKVGRVRTCKLGPRRLDEETAWIERYRQLWAARFDELDKVIEELKRKENVDGRK
- a CDS encoding aldo/keto reductase, which gives rise to MQKRKLGQLEVSALGLGCMGMSFFYGPPKDTADMTKLLRAAVDRGVTFFDTAEVYGPFLNEELVGAALAPVRDQVVIATKFGIKHGENGPSPLSGVDSRPEQIRRVTDASLKRLRTDRIDLLYQHRVDPEVPIEDVAGTVKGLIAEGKVKHFGLSEAGAATIRRAHAVHPVTALQSEYSLWTREHEAEIIPTLEELGIGLVPYSPLGKGFLTGKMDASTPLADDDLRRLLPRFSQDAMAANQALVSLLQQIADDKRATPAQIALAWVLAQKPWFVPIPGTTKLHRLEENLGALDVELTQGDLQRIEEASAKIRIQGARVPERLQAQFGR
- a CDS encoding helix-turn-helix transcriptional regulator, with the protein product MTAASLSSPRSELGHFLRTRRARLRPSDVGLPEGARRRTPGLRREEVAQLADVGVSWYTWLEQGRDIHVSEPFLERLAQALRLTPSERAHLFALAQGRPAASPLIAPAGVSEALQRVLDVHPFPALVATMRWDYLAWNTAAVRLYGDFSKLTPALRNGLWRLFADPDRRRMIPAWEQIARASVQRFRLDAARSADRSAFDELAAALSRVSPEFARWWGDHDVVEVGEGSKELIHSDVGLVRFEYVTLTQAEPDGRVLRVTFYSPQAGDSEERTRRLFGADHTEVREDRGLKKP
- a CDS encoding aldo/keto reductase, translated to MRYRLFGRTGLYVSELCFGAMTFGGKGFYEPIGKTAQAEADELVSISLESGINFFDTADVYSDGDSEKILGKALGARRKDVVLATKVRGKVGTGPNQQGLSRAHIMSAIEGSLKRLGTDWVDLYQIHGFDPVTPFDETLRALDDLVRSGKVRYVGCSNLAAWQLAKANGIAARHGWARFESLQAHYTIATRDLERELVPLLNDAQMGLMVWSPLSGGLLSGKYGRDGKGPDGSRRASFDFPPVNKDRAFDCIDAMRKIGDAKGASVACVALAWLLAKPHVSAIIIGAKNEEQLRDNLKASDFVLDPAEIAELDKVSALPAEYPGWMIEFLRNQGRAPKNAR
- a CDS encoding transposase, translating into MRSSATRQVAKLRAELARRAHPRHDLTDAQWEKVAPIVSRPPKQRLGRISAERAIINAIRWIQRTGASWEAMPDRYPPRSTCKAHFLAWKLDGTWARVCRVLALPPRVPSALPTPRAREPRRSS